TTCTTCTGCCGGCTCACCAAGCAGCCGGCCGAGTGGGTGCTCGAGCGGCTGCGTGAAGTGGGGCTCGACGCGCTGCCGGGCGGCGGCGCCGAGGTGTTCAGCGAGCGCGTGCGCCGCGAGATCTTCCACCAGAAGATCGGCGCCAAGCGCTGGCTCGAGATCCACGAGATCGCGCACAGGATGGGCATCCCGTCGAATTGCACCCTGCTCTACGGCCACATCGAGACCCGCGCCGAGCGCGTGCAGCACATGATCCTCCTGCGCGAGCTGGAGGGGCGCGCGCCGGGGTTCTTCGCCTTCATTCCGCTGGCGTTCCAGCCGGGCGTCACGGGCCTGGTGCGTCGCCAGGCGAGCGCGATCGAGGATCTGAAGACGATCGCCATCTCACGGCTGGTGTTCGACA
This is a stretch of genomic DNA from Candidatus Eisenbacteria bacterium. It encodes these proteins:
- a CDS encoding aminofutalosine synthase MqnE → FFCRLTKQPAEWVLERLREVGLDALPGGGAEVFSERVRREIFHQKIGAKRWLEIHEIAHRMGIPSNCTLLYGHIETRAERVQHMILLRELEGRAPGFFAFIPLAFQPGVTGLVRRQASAIEDLKTIAISRLVFDSVPHVKSYWIMLGQDTAAAAINFGASDLDGTIGVEKIAHAALARSPVGMAEESMVHLIREAGKSPVQRDALYHVIREYGRTEPALAPAASAAR